The Geothrix sp. genome window below encodes:
- a CDS encoding SCO family protein, whose amino-acid sequence MNGRRNRLRGRIAGLVFASWAAWPGVLSAQAPPPYTRTLEGYAVPEVTLVNQEGAKVNLKAMLESGEPVIVDFIFGTCTTICPVLSAGYANLQTKLPAGSKVHLVSISIDPENDTPKVMRDYLKRYRARPGWDFFTGKREDIDKVMRAFNAYIPNKMSHFPLTNIRDPKTGKWIRIFGLMSSSEFVAECRKAGIL is encoded by the coding sequence ATGAACGGACGCAGGAATCGACTCAGAGGCCGCATCGCCGGACTGGTCTTCGCGAGCTGGGCCGCCTGGCCCGGGGTTCTGTCCGCCCAGGCCCCGCCGCCCTACACACGCACCCTCGAGGGCTACGCAGTGCCCGAGGTGACCCTGGTGAACCAGGAGGGGGCCAAGGTGAACCTCAAGGCCATGCTGGAATCCGGCGAGCCCGTCATCGTGGATTTCATCTTCGGCACCTGCACGACCATCTGCCCGGTCCTGTCCGCGGGCTACGCCAACCTGCAGACCAAGTTGCCGGCGGGCTCGAAGGTGCACCTGGTCTCGATCTCCATCGACCCCGAGAACGACACGCCCAAGGTGATGCGCGACTACCTCAAGCGCTACCGGGCCCGGCCGGGCTGGGACTTCTTCACGGGCAAGCGAGAGGACATCGACAAGGTCATGCGGGCCTTCAACGCCTACATCCCGAACAAGATGTCCCACTTTCCCCTGACCAACATCCGGGATCCCAAGACGGGCAAGTGGATCCGCATCTTCGGTCTCATGAGCTCCTCGGAATTCGTGGCCGAATGCCGCAAGGCGGGGATCCTGTGA